From a region of the Anomalospiza imberbis isolate Cuckoo-Finch-1a 21T00152 chromosome 3, ASM3175350v1, whole genome shotgun sequence genome:
- the TMEM181 gene encoding transmembrane protein 181 isoform X3: protein MEPLAPMRLYTLSKRHFVLVFVVFFICFGLTVFIGIAGPNVIETSVARTDLNNSLKLKPFNLSSPPLSTYNQQLWLTCVVELDQHDVSLKKNVTMTVKVLGVVKDGSTPYVNNQVHNRTRLLSCAQKCSEIIVAHLGYLNYTQYNIFVSFEDLNKLTYTIQNITFTWKTYNPTFSQVEIWFRFVFVVLTFMVTCLFAHSLRKFSMRDWGIEQKWMSILLPLLLLYNDPFFPLSFLVNSWFPGMLDDLFQSLFLCALLLFWLCVYHGIRVQGERKCLTFYLPKFFIVGLLWLASVTLGIWQTVNEVHDPTYQYRVDTGNFQGMKIFFLVVATTYILYLLFLIVRACSELRNMPYVDLRLKFLTALTFVVLVISIVILYLRFGAQVLQDNFVAELSTHYQNSAEFLSFYGLLNFYLYTLAFVYSPSKNALYESQLKDNPAFSMLNDSDDDVIYGSDYEEMPLQNGQAIRAKYKDESDSD from the exons GCTGGCCCCGATGCGATTGTATACACTGTCCAAAAGGCATTTTGTTCTGGTCTTTGTAGTattctttatttgttttggtCTGACTGTCTTCATAGGAATAGCAG GTCCTAATGTAATTGAAACTTCTGTAGCAAGAACTGACCTAAATAATAGCCTAAAG ctGAAGCCATTTAATTTAAGTTCACCACCACTGTCAACTTACaaccagcagctgtggctgacCTGTGTGGTTGAGTTGGATCAGCACGATG TATCCCTCAAGAAGAATGTGACTATGACAGTCAAAGTCCTGGGAGTGGTGAAGGATGGAAGCACACCATACGTTAACAATCAAGTTCACAATCGGACGAGGTTACTCAGTTGTGCACAA AAATGCAGTGAAATCATTGTTGCTCACCTGGGCTACCTGAACTACACTCAGTACAACATATTTGTTAGCTTTGAAGATCTAAACAAGTTAACATACACCATCCAGAATATTACTTTCACA tGGAAGACCTATAATCCAACCTTTTCACAAGTGGAAATATGGTTCCGATTTGTCTTTGTAGTTCTTACTTTTATGGTCACG TGTCTGTTTGCACACTCCCTGCGGAAATTCTCCATGAGAGACTGGGGTATTGAACAGAAATGGATGTCCATCCTACTTCCTCTCTTGCTGCTTTACAATG atccatttttccccctttcttttctGGTGAACAGCTGGTTTCCTGGAATGCTGGATGATCTATTCCAGTCACTGTTTCTGTGTGCATTGTTGTTGTTCTGGCTTTGTGTCTACCATGGTATAAGAGTACAG GGGGAAAGGAAGTGCTTAACTTTCTATCTGCCCAAATTCTTTATTGTTGGACTGTTGTGGCTGGCCTCTGTTACACTGGGAATATGGCAAAC TGTGAATGAAGTACATGACCCTACATATCAATACAGGGTTGACACAGGTAATTTCCAG GGAATGAAAATCTTCTTCCTTGTGGTGGCAACCACATACATTCTCTACCTTTTGTTCTTGATAGTGAGGGCATGCTCAGAACTTCGAAACATGCCTTATGTTG ATCTCAGGTTAAAATTCTTGACTGCATTAACCTTTGTAGTGCTTGTCATTAG catTGTTATACTCTACCTACGCTTTGGAGCACAAGTTCTACAGGACAACTTTGTTGCTGAGCTGTCAACTCATTATCAGAACT CAGCAGAATTCTTATCATTTTATGGGTTATTGAACTTTTATCTCTACACGTTAGCCTTCGTGTATTCCCCCTCAAAGAATGCACTGTATG AATCACAGTTGAAAGACAATCCTGCTTTTTCTATGCTGAATGATTCAGATGATGATGTAATTTATGG
- the TMEM181 gene encoding transmembrane protein 181 isoform X2 has product MYLNHEKEQGVWIAPVLSVLAPMRLYTLSKRHFVLVFVVFFICFGLTVFIGIAGPNVIETSVARTDLNNSLKLKPFNLSSPPLSTYNQQLWLTCVVELDQHDVSLKKNVTMTVKVLGVVKDGSTPYVNNQVHNRTRLLSCAQKCSEIIVAHLGYLNYTQYNIFVSFEDLNKLTYTIQNITFTWKTYNPTFSQVEIWFRFVFVVLTFMVTCLFAHSLRKFSMRDWGIEQKWMSILLPLLLLYNDPFFPLSFLVNSWFPGMLDDLFQSLFLCALLLFWLCVYHGIRVQGERKCLTFYLPKFFIVGLLWLASVTLGIWQTVNEVHDPTYQYRVDTGNFQGMKIFFLVVATTYILYLLFLIVRACSELRNMPYVDLRLKFLTALTFVVLVISIVILYLRFGAQVLQDNFVAELSTHYQNSAEFLSFYGLLNFYLYTLAFVYSPSKNALYESQLKDNPAFSMLNDSDDDVIYGSDYEEMPLQNGQAIRAKYKDESDSD; this is encoded by the exons GCTGGCCCCGATGCGATTGTATACACTGTCCAAAAGGCATTTTGTTCTGGTCTTTGTAGTattctttatttgttttggtCTGACTGTCTTCATAGGAATAGCAG GTCCTAATGTAATTGAAACTTCTGTAGCAAGAACTGACCTAAATAATAGCCTAAAG ctGAAGCCATTTAATTTAAGTTCACCACCACTGTCAACTTACaaccagcagctgtggctgacCTGTGTGGTTGAGTTGGATCAGCACGATG TATCCCTCAAGAAGAATGTGACTATGACAGTCAAAGTCCTGGGAGTGGTGAAGGATGGAAGCACACCATACGTTAACAATCAAGTTCACAATCGGACGAGGTTACTCAGTTGTGCACAA AAATGCAGTGAAATCATTGTTGCTCACCTGGGCTACCTGAACTACACTCAGTACAACATATTTGTTAGCTTTGAAGATCTAAACAAGTTAACATACACCATCCAGAATATTACTTTCACA tGGAAGACCTATAATCCAACCTTTTCACAAGTGGAAATATGGTTCCGATTTGTCTTTGTAGTTCTTACTTTTATGGTCACG TGTCTGTTTGCACACTCCCTGCGGAAATTCTCCATGAGAGACTGGGGTATTGAACAGAAATGGATGTCCATCCTACTTCCTCTCTTGCTGCTTTACAATG atccatttttccccctttcttttctGGTGAACAGCTGGTTTCCTGGAATGCTGGATGATCTATTCCAGTCACTGTTTCTGTGTGCATTGTTGTTGTTCTGGCTTTGTGTCTACCATGGTATAAGAGTACAG GGGGAAAGGAAGTGCTTAACTTTCTATCTGCCCAAATTCTTTATTGTTGGACTGTTGTGGCTGGCCTCTGTTACACTGGGAATATGGCAAAC TGTGAATGAAGTACATGACCCTACATATCAATACAGGGTTGACACAGGTAATTTCCAG GGAATGAAAATCTTCTTCCTTGTGGTGGCAACCACATACATTCTCTACCTTTTGTTCTTGATAGTGAGGGCATGCTCAGAACTTCGAAACATGCCTTATGTTG ATCTCAGGTTAAAATTCTTGACTGCATTAACCTTTGTAGTGCTTGTCATTAG catTGTTATACTCTACCTACGCTTTGGAGCACAAGTTCTACAGGACAACTTTGTTGCTGAGCTGTCAACTCATTATCAGAACT CAGCAGAATTCTTATCATTTTATGGGTTATTGAACTTTTATCTCTACACGTTAGCCTTCGTGTATTCCCCCTCAAAGAATGCACTGTATG AATCACAGTTGAAAGACAATCCTGCTTTTTCTATGCTGAATGATTCAGATGATGATGTAATTTATGG